One window from the genome of Dyadobacter sp. CECT 9275 encodes:
- a CDS encoding glycosyltransferase family 117 protein encodes MKRFNNLNNLTGWLVFTVAFATYSITVERTASFWDCAEFIAAAFKLEVPHPPGAPFFLLIGRIFSLLALGDLSQVAYWINMVSVLSSAFTILFLFWTITLLTKKIVAGPDSIPSPADTFLIMGAGVVGALAYTWSDSFWFSAVEAEVYAMSSFFTAIVIWAVFKWEQMEDPAAANRWLVFISYLIGLSIGVHLLNLVTIPALALVFYLKKYPKPGVVGGLIALGTGMVILTVINTGIIPGLPEMAGKFEIFFVNTLDLPYNSGVLFFIILFLGSLVWGIRFSHLRGMPGLNTTLLCLAFILTGYTSYLMVLVRSGYNPPINENSPDDVLSFVYYLKREQYGNRPLLYGPSYVARPTGLKKLSPVYRKKDGKYAIIDYRQEYEYAPGSSMLLPRMYSSQPGHPELYQSMTGLADGQKPTMVQNLSFLFSYQMGTMYWRYFLWNFSGRMGDAQGAGTLLPWDAFKAFPTSISAGKAHDNYFMLPLLLGIAGLLLLYFHQKKDLIVLAMLFVLTGIGLVVYLNSPPTEPRERDYIYVGSFYVFCIWIGMGVVACTQAFSRVLKQKGIRAITATALCLGVPMLMGIKGWDNHDRRNRFHSVDFARNLLSSCAPNAILFTGADTDTFPLWYVQEVEGFRTDVRVCVQTFMGADWYIRQLRRKINRSDALPMTLEMANYITGKNDIVPFYEIPGVKSGINLNEYLQLIKQDNKALQVPLTSGDMTSVLPSSVLFLPVNTAEVDSMKIVKKDLQPFIGNAMYWTIGNKDLYKGDLVMLDIIATNNWKRPIYFSSTMGKSNHLGLTEYMQLEGYAYRLLPARVEGAQDGYVNTDIMFNNMMNKMAWRELNNKDTYYDDTYRGAPIVTARMSFLRLAEQLVNEKRIAEARQVAERAIAVMPDDTIPYDQASAGFTGIFFDINERKKALQLADTMARRSDENLRWARQNPDSSIIDVNADLFILQSIVRSCRHAGEDAAAEEYERIFKKHLVAFNYIR; translated from the coding sequence ATGAAGAGATTTAACAATTTAAACAACCTGACCGGCTGGCTGGTATTTACCGTTGCCTTCGCCACTTACAGCATCACTGTTGAAAGGACTGCCAGTTTCTGGGATTGTGCCGAGTTCATTGCTGCTGCCTTTAAACTCGAGGTACCTCACCCGCCTGGCGCACCATTTTTTCTGCTGATCGGGCGTATTTTTTCACTGTTAGCACTCGGTGATCTGTCACAGGTGGCCTACTGGATTAATATGGTCTCGGTACTCAGCAGTGCATTTACCATTCTTTTCCTTTTTTGGACCATTACCCTGCTGACAAAAAAAATAGTTGCAGGACCAGACTCTATCCCGTCGCCTGCTGATACCTTCCTGATCATGGGTGCAGGAGTAGTGGGAGCGTTGGCCTATACCTGGTCCGATTCGTTCTGGTTTTCGGCCGTGGAGGCAGAGGTATATGCCATGTCCTCCTTTTTTACCGCGATTGTGATATGGGCAGTTTTCAAATGGGAACAAATGGAAGACCCCGCAGCAGCCAACCGCTGGCTGGTTTTCATCTCCTATCTGATCGGACTTTCTATTGGAGTGCATTTGCTCAATCTGGTTACCATTCCAGCTCTGGCATTGGTATTCTATTTAAAAAAATACCCTAAACCGGGAGTTGTGGGTGGTTTAATTGCCCTCGGCACAGGCATGGTCATTCTGACAGTCATCAATACCGGTATCATTCCCGGTTTGCCCGAGATGGCCGGGAAGTTCGAGATCTTTTTTGTCAACACCCTCGATCTTCCTTACAACTCAGGTGTACTATTTTTTATCATCCTTTTTCTGGGATCCCTCGTTTGGGGGATACGGTTCTCACATCTGAGGGGTATGCCGGGCCTGAATACAACCCTGCTTTGCCTCGCATTTATTCTAACGGGTTACACTTCTTACCTCATGGTACTGGTACGGTCGGGATACAATCCGCCGATCAACGAAAACAGCCCGGACGATGTACTCAGTTTTGTATATTATCTCAAAAGAGAACAGTATGGTAACCGTCCCCTTCTTTACGGCCCCTCCTATGTAGCCCGGCCAACAGGGCTAAAGAAACTGTCTCCGGTTTACCGGAAAAAAGACGGCAAATATGCCATTATTGATTACCGGCAAGAATACGAATATGCACCGGGGAGCAGCATGCTTTTGCCCAGGATGTACAGCTCGCAGCCGGGACATCCGGAGTTATACCAATCTATGACTGGATTGGCAGACGGGCAAAAACCTACAATGGTGCAAAATCTTTCGTTCCTGTTTTCTTACCAGATGGGTACCATGTACTGGCGTTATTTTCTGTGGAATTTTTCGGGAAGAATGGGTGACGCCCAGGGCGCCGGAACTTTGTTGCCATGGGACGCTTTTAAGGCATTCCCGACGTCCATCTCAGCAGGCAAAGCGCACGACAATTATTTTATGCTCCCGCTTTTACTAGGTATTGCAGGCCTGTTGCTGCTTTATTTCCATCAGAAAAAGGACCTGATCGTACTCGCGATGTTATTTGTGCTTACGGGTATCGGGCTTGTTGTATATCTGAACTCGCCCCCAACGGAGCCGCGCGAGAGAGATTATATCTACGTGGGCTCTTTTTATGTCTTTTGCATCTGGATCGGGATGGGCGTAGTTGCTTGTACACAGGCGTTCAGCCGCGTCCTTAAGCAAAAGGGCATCAGGGCTATTACGGCCACTGCCTTGTGTCTCGGTGTTCCCATGCTCATGGGGATCAAAGGCTGGGACAACCACGACCGCCGAAACCGCTTCCATTCTGTCGATTTTGCCAGAAACCTGCTTAGCTCATGCGCTCCCAATGCGATCCTATTTACCGGAGCCGATACCGACACCTTTCCGCTCTGGTACGTGCAGGAGGTGGAAGGCTTCCGTACCGACGTCCGTGTTTGCGTACAAACCTTTATGGGAGCCGACTGGTATATCCGTCAGCTGCGACGAAAAATTAACCGGTCGGATGCTCTACCCATGACACTGGAAATGGCTAATTACATTACCGGGAAAAATGACATCGTTCCTTTTTATGAAATACCTGGTGTGAAGTCCGGCATTAATCTTAACGAATATCTGCAACTGATCAAACAGGATAACAAGGCGCTGCAGGTTCCGCTTACAAGTGGCGACATGACATCCGTTTTACCTTCTTCGGTACTTTTCCTGCCGGTGAATACCGCTGAGGTAGATAGCATGAAAATTGTAAAGAAAGACCTGCAGCCCTTTATAGGGAACGCCATGTACTGGACCATCGGGAACAAAGACCTTTACAAGGGGGATCTGGTGATGCTGGATATCATCGCTACCAACAATTGGAAGCGGCCTATCTATTTTTCTTCTACCATGGGAAAATCCAATCATCTTGGCCTGACAGAGTACATGCAGCTGGAAGGGTATGCCTACCGCCTGCTTCCGGCGCGGGTAGAGGGGGCACAGGATGGTTATGTAAATACCGATATCATGTTTAACAACATGATGAACAAAATGGCCTGGCGCGAACTCAATAATAAAGATACCTACTATGATGATACCTACCGGGGCGCGCCCATTGTGACAGCCAGAATGTCATTTCTGCGCCTTGCCGAACAACTGGTAAACGAAAAAAGGATAGCCGAAGCCAGGCAGGTTGCCGAAAGGGCTATTGCCGTAATGCCGGATGACACCATACCGTACGACCAGGCTTCGGCAGGTTTTACAGGGATCTTTTTTGATATCAACGAACGTAAGAAGGCTTTACAACTGGCAGATACCATGGCCAGGCGGTCAGACGAGAACCTGCGCTGGGCCAGGCAAAATCCGGACTCTTCCATCATCGATGTGAATGCGGACCTGTTTATCCTACAATCCATCGTGCGCTCCTGCAGACATGCCGGGGAGGATGCCGCCGCCGAAGAATATGAACGTATTTTCAAAAAGCACCTGGTAGCTTTCAACTACATTCGGTAA
- a CDS encoding DUF983 domain-containing protein: MHKSCPHCGQNFVPEPGFYQGALYMSYAFYVAFMLVYFLIFVNFFEAYLNYFLVSIIPVLILLTPLFYRMARRSWLAIFIKPTHEKVVEE, encoded by the coding sequence ATGCATAAAAGTTGCCCCCACTGCGGTCAGAATTTTGTGCCGGAGCCGGGGTTTTATCAGGGGGCGCTGTATATGAGCTACGCGTTTTACGTGGCTTTTATGCTGGTTTATTTTTTGATTTTTGTTAATTTTTTTGAAGCCTATCTCAACTATTTCCTGGTCAGTATTATTCCGGTCCTCATCCTGCTCACGCCCTTGTTTTACCGGATGGCGAGGCGTTCGTGGCTGGCAATATTCATCAAACCGACACATGAAAAGGTTGTGGAAGAATAG
- a CDS encoding response regulator — protein sequence MLNVLLVDDHSIVRSGLKLLLRDSFPSVKTDEASNGNIALKKITADHYDLIVLDITLPNTDALGLISRIITQRPDAKILLFSMVSDYASIKRYIKLGVKGYVNKNSEDDDILYAIKAVLNGKRYVSQEIMEAILDDKYFSGSDNPFDLLTEREFEIARRILAGDNLTTIAQTLNIHTSTVGTHKSKVFDKLKVSNIIELMELAKAHQLI from the coding sequence ATGCTTAACGTTTTGCTAGTAGACGATCATTCAATTGTAAGATCGGGCCTAAAACTTTTACTAAGAGATTCCTTTCCTTCAGTTAAAACAGACGAGGCATCTAATGGTAATATTGCACTGAAGAAAATTACAGCCGACCATTATGATCTCATTGTGTTGGATATAACGCTTCCCAATACCGATGCCCTGGGGCTGATCAGCAGAATTATCACACAACGACCTGACGCTAAGATACTTCTGTTCTCCATGGTCTCGGATTATGCCTCTATAAAACGTTACATTAAACTGGGTGTGAAGGGGTATGTAAACAAAAACAGCGAAGATGATGATATTCTTTATGCTATTAAGGCGGTACTGAACGGCAAAAGGTATGTTAGCCAGGAGATCATGGAAGCCATTCTGGACGACAAATATTTCTCTGGTTCCGATAATCCATTCGACCTGCTGACAGAAAGAGAGTTTGAAATAGCACGTCGTATATTAGCCGGTGACAACCTTACTACCATTGCTCAAACGCTAAATATCCATACTTCTACCGTTGGAACCCATAAATCCAAGGTTTTTGACAAACTTAAGGTCTCCAATATCATTGAGCTTATGGAGCTTGCCAAAGCACATCAGCTTATTTAG